In Desulfovibrio inopinatus DSM 10711, the sequence GCGCAAAGCACAACCACACCGGCGCGATTTCTTCTTGAACACGTCGAACGAATGGATACAGCAGGAGCCTGGATGCTGTATCGCACGGTCAATTCTCTTCGCCAAAAGGGGAATCAAGCTGATTTCGAAAACGTTCATCCCGATTACCAACTTCTGCTCGATCAGGTGAGCGCGCACGCCGAGGAAAGCCCTCCCCCCAAGTCCCGCCTTCCATTTCCTTTGGACTTTTTTTTGACAATTGGCGAATACATGTCCGGCATATTCGCCCAAGCTCGTGATTTACTGGGATTCCTCGGACTCTTTTTAACGGTCTTTGCCAAAGCGCTCATTCGACCAACGCGTTTTCGTTTGACCGCATTGGTCAACCAAATGGAACAGGTCGGATTCAACGCCGTTCCCATTGCGGCCCTGATCTCCTTTCTCATCGGGGTCGTTCTTGCCTACATGGGGGCACAGCAACTCGCTCACTTCGGAGCACAGGTTTTTGTCGTCAACCTTATCGAAGTCGCGGTCTTGCGCGAACTCGGCATTTTACTGACAGCCATCATTGTGGCTGGTCGCTCGGGGAGCGCTTTCACGGCTCAAATCGGTTCCATGGTCGTCAACGAAGAAGTGGATGCCATGCGCGCTATGGGCCTTGATCCCATGGAAATTCTCGTTATTCCACGTATAACGGCGTTATTGATTATGATGCCGCTTCTCGGTTTTCTTGCTGATTTAATGGGACTTTTCGGTGGTGGGCTCATGTGTTGGACCGTACTCGATATCGGGCCCGGTGCGTATTTGACACGCCTTCATGATGCCGTGAAATTTTGGGATGTTGTTACCGGATTGATTAAAGCACCATTTTTCGCCATCGCAATCGGTCTTATCGGTTGTCATTGTGGCTTCAGCGTCACGGGAAGCGCCGAATCCGTTGGGCGGCTCACCACATCCAGTGTAGTACAGGCTATTTTCATTGTCATTGTCATGGACGCGCTTTTTGCCGTCTTTTTCAGCTCTATCGGCATATAGCGAAGCACCATGAATCCAGCAAACTCCGACACCTCCCCGATCATCTCCATACGCGGTCTGACCAATCGTTTTGGTTCACATGTTGTCCATGAGAGTCTTGATCTCGATGTACAACGCGGTGAAATCCTCGGAGTCATTGGTGGATCAGGAACCGGTAAATCCGTTCTTTTACGCACCGTCATCGGGCTCAACCATGCTGCGGCCGGAACAATTACCGTTCTTGGCAAGGAACTTTCGCAAATCAGCACGATCGAACGTATTGCAATAGAACGCCAATGGGGGGTCCTTTTCCAGGACGGCGCGCTCTATTCTTCCTTAACCGTGACTCAAAACATTCAGGTCCCCATGCGCGAGTATTTTCACCTTCCACAATCGCTCATGGATGAATTGGCCGCGCTGAAAGTGAGTATGGTGGGGTTGCCGGCAGACGCCGGGGATAAATTTCCTTCCGAACTGTCGGGAGGTATGCGCAAACGCGCAGGGTTAGCGCGGGCCATTGCCTTGGATCCCCAAATTGTCTTTCTTGATGAACCGACAGCGGGCCTTGATCCTATTGGTGCAGCCGCATTTGACCAACTCATTAAAGACATGCAAAAAACACTTGGGTTGACTGTATTTATGGTCACTCACGATCTGGACTCCCTCAACGCAATCTGTGACCGCATCGCGGTTCTGGCTGAAAAACGTATCTACGCCATCGGAGACATGGCCTTCATGCTCAAACAGGACCACCCCTGGATTCACGAGTATTTTCACGGACCGCGATCTCGCGCTGCCATGAGTTCGCTTAAGTAAAAGGCATCGGCATGGAAACCAAAGCCAACTATGTCCTCATCGGGGCCTTTACGGTCCTTGTCGCGCTGGGAGCCGTCGTGTTCATTCTGTGGACGGCAAAACTTCGCATGGACTCCAACGTCAAGCTCTATGAAATCGATTTTACCGGTCCGGTATCCGGACTCACCAAAGCGGGCGATGTCTTTTTCAACGGAATCAAAGTAGGCCAAGTCAAGGATATAAAAATAGACCCAACCGACCCAACAAAAGTCAAAGTTTATATTTCCATTGCCGGCGATACCCCGGTTCGTGAAGATTCCGTGGCTAAATTAGAACTTCAAGGCATTACCGGTGTTTCAGCTATTCAAATTTCCGGAGGCACCAAAGAAAGCCCCCTCTTATTTCCGAAGCATGAAGACGAGATACCAACTATCCAGTCGGCTCGCTCGGACCTGCAGAAGGTCTTTGAGAGCTTACCGCAAATCATGACCAAAGCGTCCAAGCTACTTGATCGCATCAATATGCTTGTTGACGCAGACAATCGCAAGTCCGTTGCCTCTATTTTAAATAATATTGAATCCATTACCCAGACACTGGCGCAAAAGGACACACAACTGAGCGATATTATCAATAATATCCATACAGTTACCGAGGAATTGGCCAAAGCATCCAAACGTATTGATCCTATTATGAACAATGTGGAAGTCGCAGTTGATCAGACCAAACAAACCATGACCAATGCCAACGCACTCGTCAAAAACGATATCAAAATGATTGCCGAACATCTCGCGAAACTCATTGATCGTGTTGACGGACTGGTCAAGGATGTGAGTCCGGATATTACGGCATTTTCCGGTGAAGGGTTGCCCAATCTCAACCGTTTACTTGTCGATGCCAGAAGCCTTTTGGATAATTTGCAACGCATTACGCAAAGTCTGGACAACGATCCTGATCGCTTTCTTTTCGGTAACCGCTTTCCGGAGTATAAAGCGCAATGAAATTCCTTTCGACACTCCCGATACCGAACGCAGTAATACCGATTCTGCGTCTTTTTCTCTTGTGCTGTTTGTGCGTTGGCGGCGGCTGCACGTTCCTCAAACCTGGACCAGCTCCTGATGTTTACGGTCTGATGGCTCAATCGGAGTTCCCGAGTAACCTCCCCACGCTGAATACCCGTTTACTCATTGATGAACCTTCCGCCGTCCTTGCCTTGAATAATAACCGTATCGCTGTCAAAACCACAGCATTCAACTATCGGTATCTAGGCAAAGCTCGCTGGATGGATCGAGCACCGGCAATGGTGCAGGCTCTGCTCTTACGATCTTTTCAGAATACAAATGCTATCATGTCTGTCGAAGACGTGGCCGTGGGATATACCCAGGATTATGAACTCTCGCCGGAATTGTGGGACTTTCAGGCCGAAGTCTATGACGGAACTCCGCACGTGACCATCCGTCTTGTCGGTCGAATCCTTGATCGAAAACAAGGGCGTATTCTTGCCCTGAAAACATTCACCGCCACACAGACAATGCCACCTGGCTCTGCCACGGATTCTGCCGACGTGCTGGTTCCGGCATTCAACGCGGCGTTGTCCATAATTTTACAGGAAACCGTTGTCTGGACTATAGATACACTCGCAACGCTGTCCCAAACCGAGACCGATTAACATCATCGCGTGTGACCAGCTGTATCGCGGGTCACACGCGTGGTATTTCCCTACTGCAAATCGGCTTCAATAAATTCTTCCAACCCTTCGACAGTTTGCTTGTCGATAGACAGCATGATCTTGCCATCTTCATATGAAGCGATATGTCGTGCCGGAACACTGACAATACGAGATCCAAAGAAATGTCCTTCTTTGAGAACAAGATGAGTCACTCGTCCACTGCGTCCTTCAAGGACGAATTCATCCACCCGACCAACATGACCATCCGACGCATAGACATCTTCCCCTTTCCGTACAATCACATCACCAGGGGGAATGGCTTCGTAATCGATCGTCCAGCCCGCGGGGACAATGGGTAAGTCGACATGCTCCTGTTTCGCCAGACGAACAAATACCTCCGGCGAAATAAATTCGGATTGCAGGAAGTCCTTCAATGTCTGAAATTTCTCTCTGGTCAACGCAATGTCCAGGCGT encodes:
- a CDS encoding ABC transporter permease; its protein translation is MTPPSSENARFEVEDTRNQRMIICSGEWTVNHIAALDSELRAFAQSTTTPARFLLEHVERMDTAGAWMLYRTVNSLRQKGNQADFENVHPDYQLLLDQVSAHAEESPPPKSRLPFPLDFFLTIGEYMSGIFAQARDLLGFLGLFLTVFAKALIRPTRFRLTALVNQMEQVGFNAVPIAALISFLIGVVLAYMGAQQLAHFGAQVFVVNLIEVAVLRELGILLTAIIVAGRSGSAFTAQIGSMVVNEEVDAMRAMGLDPMEILVIPRITALLIMMPLLGFLADLMGLFGGGLMCWTVLDIGPGAYLTRLHDAVKFWDVVTGLIKAPFFAIAIGLIGCHCGFSVTGSAESVGRLTTSSVVQAIFIVIVMDALFAVFFSSIGI
- a CDS encoding ABC transporter ATP-binding protein — translated: MNPANSDTSPIISIRGLTNRFGSHVVHESLDLDVQRGEILGVIGGSGTGKSVLLRTVIGLNHAAAGTITVLGKELSQISTIERIAIERQWGVLFQDGALYSSLTVTQNIQVPMREYFHLPQSLMDELAALKVSMVGLPADAGDKFPSELSGGMRKRAGLARAIALDPQIVFLDEPTAGLDPIGAAAFDQLIKDMQKTLGLTVFMVTHDLDSLNAICDRIAVLAEKRIYAIGDMAFMLKQDHPWIHEYFHGPRSRAAMSSLK
- a CDS encoding MlaD family protein → METKANYVLIGAFTVLVALGAVVFILWTAKLRMDSNVKLYEIDFTGPVSGLTKAGDVFFNGIKVGQVKDIKIDPTDPTKVKVYISIAGDTPVREDSVAKLELQGITGVSAIQISGGTKESPLLFPKHEDEIPTIQSARSDLQKVFESLPQIMTKASKLLDRINMLVDADNRKSVASILNNIESITQTLAQKDTQLSDIINNIHTVTEELAKASKRIDPIMNNVEVAVDQTKQTMTNANALVKNDIKMIAEHLAKLIDRVDGLVKDVSPDITAFSGEGLPNLNRLLVDARSLLDNLQRITQSLDNDPDRFLFGNRFPEYKAQ
- a CDS encoding ABC-type transport auxiliary lipoprotein family protein is translated as MKFLSTLPIPNAVIPILRLFLLCCLCVGGGCTFLKPGPAPDVYGLMAQSEFPSNLPTLNTRLLIDEPSAVLALNNNRIAVKTTAFNYRYLGKARWMDRAPAMVQALLLRSFQNTNAIMSVEDVAVGYTQDYELSPELWDFQAEVYDGTPHVTIRLVGRILDRKQGRILALKTFTATQTMPPGSATDSADVLVPAFNAALSIILQETVVWTIDTLATLSQTETD
- a CDS encoding PRC-barrel domain-containing protein, whose protein sequence is MEIAIGAEVVCTDGIVGTVKDILLSPVAGKLTHVVVREDESPNHERLVPARYLKKADHERLDIALTREKFQTLKDFLQSEFISPEVFVRLAKQEHVDLPIVPAGWTIDYEAIPPGDVIVRKGEDVYASDGHVGRVDEFVLEGRSGRVTHLVLKEGHFFGSRIVSVPARHIASYEDGKIMLSIDKQTVEGLEEFIEADLQ